The genomic stretch AAAAGACAcgattattaatatacaaaggTTTACAAACCAAAcgaaaaataagaaatttataGACACGTTATACCCAATTATAGAAGCACGGTTAGTAACTTCATTTTCTGTATCGACAATATAGAGCTGTCCAAACTTAGCAGGGTCCCCAGGAGATGCTTTAAACTACCATCAAATGATAGTTCTCTCCTTGAAGTACAAACATCTTTAGAGGGCCACATCCTTTCGGAACTGAGCGGCGGTCGCATTTACCACCAAGGGATGTAAATGAGAAAACCATATTTAACTGGCGAATGTTATCTCTGAAGTATATGCTTTTTGCGTCATTTCCAGAAAGTAATTGTTTCAATGTTGCTGGTGAATCCTTTAACAGTGGAAGTTGGACTTGTCCTTGACCACAACAAAGAGCAAATTTGGGTTTACGGGtgttctttttgttgtttatccTTTCACCATACCACATAATAGCCCCACAATGCTCACATTTGAAAGTAGGATCACCGTCATCAATGTAACCTGTTTATTACATAAAAAGCAAAATCATTAGctgaaaattaacaaaaaaaaacaagcgcTTTAAAAATCAAGTCAATGACACGAACTGAGTAGCATATTGTTTCCGAGAATATGTAGCTTTTGTCATCCGCTTACATGAAGCATCTGTAGATAACATAGGGTCGCATCCTATAGTTTCTGAATCGCTTGTGTCACTTTCTTCGCTACTGCAGTCATAGACTTGTTCGTTGTATAATTCAGACTCTTctgataataaaaaataataaaattggttatggatatttatttaaatagataTACATCAAAACtaagataaagaaaaataaatttaaacctTCATAGTCGCACTGATATGGTTGGTCCTCATCATCCTCACTTGAAGGATTATCATCTACACAACCATCGAATTGGGCTTCCAATGTTTTCCTAACACTCTTGGTTATAGTTATACTCTCGAACTTGTCATCTCCAGCAAGTACCTTTCCCTTCCCTTTAGCTGAAAATAGTAATGGTCGAATCAGGAGTTACCAATTGTAGAAAAGTGTGAGAAGATATACAAATTGTTGGACTTATAGTATTTACCCTTAGTAGATATCTTGGTAATACATGAACGACTTGTAGAAGATGTTCCAAATTGACCAGGGAAGGTAGTGGGTGTAGGAAGTACATTGGAAATATCAGTTAGAACCCCTGATTTGGCATTGTGTTTCTTTCTGGAAAACGTAGAGGGTGTATGGTCAGTGACATCTTTGGTTGCCGATCTCTTTCTCTTAAGAGTTGTTGAAACATTGCTAGATCCTCCAACGATGTTGTTGACGGTAGTTTGATTGCTCGATTGTGCTAATTGAAAAACATTGAATTTTCTTAGAACAAACTCAATGACTATATATAAAACTACATATCAGAGTGTGCTCTTACACATCGACTTATGGGAATTTCTCTTCAATCTTTTTCCTTGGCCATTCTCATCTATTCCATTATCTGTATAGAAGAAGTAAAATTTTAGTATTGAGGTAAAGCAAAAGTACTAAATCATGTATACAAAGATGTTTAGTGGAAGGACTAAACCAGTAGCATCGTTGGCTCCAATAGAAATAGTCGAGGATGGTATTTTATGATGAATATTGGAGATATCAGATAGAACCCTTGGAAAAGCTTTGCTAAGAGGAATTGAAGTTCCAGTGTTGTTCATATTAGAAGTACAGGGCTGTGAATTCTCTGATTCATTGTTGTTtgatcttctctttcttttcctttgtTGTGTGGGTATCAAATCTTCAGATCCTGGAGGGACATCTTTGTTTGAGTTTTTCATCGTGGTTTGGTAGACTGAAAATTACGGCAAACAGTTGTGATGTGTAGGTTTTCTAATTAGTTTAGTAACTTAACACGGGAATAAAATCCTCCAAAATCGTGCAGtatcttataaaatatttgaatagcTTTAATAGTAAAGATATtatataattcattaaatatttCCTATATTTGGCAAACTTATGAtttcaatataatttacatttatatattcttgGTGCAGTCTGTTTTACACAACAGTATGATGATATGAAGCATTGTCGATAGTAATATATTCTTGGTGCAGTCTGTTGATGAGGTTAATTTTTGAACTTGCCAGTATGTTTTCTAAGTAGTTTATTGACTTAATAGTAGAAATATACAATTGGTGTGCAGGTCGAGCAGTTAAGGTTTAGAGACAGAAGCTTTATCCATTTTCAGGACATGGGACAAAGACATGACTTCTTAGCAATAGGAATCGAAGTAAGTGCATTCAAAAGTTCAAAATCGTAGTAATTAGATTTTGCAGTGAAACTCGTAGTTAGGAAAATAAACCGGAAGATTTATTCTTGTCGATGGGTCAAAATCTgaagttattatcatatttaagcagattattattttggtaggaataaacaaaaaaaattacaaaaatataataagtaaTGGGGATAAATAGACGTATTGAAAAAATCACAAATCCAACATAATAATTGAGGAAAGCAAAAACCAAACAACTTTAGAAAATAAACTCAAAACCAAAAACACagaaattaaaaggaaaatagtCTTCTTGCAAACTTAGCCACGTTTCTTAGCAGCATCTTCTGCCTTCTCTTGTTTTACTTTCATTAAGCATGGTCTCTTTGTTGTGGAACTGATGTCAGGGTGAGAAATAGActcatcttcttttctcttaCTGGATGGTGTGGACACATAGTCATTGAGTTCTTGGCTATCAGTTAAGTTAACAGAACCCTGCATAAAAAACATTGAAAGGTCGTTTAGAAATCAGTCATCAATAAAAAAAAGCATCATTTCACCATAGATTATCAAAGTTAACCTCATCAACACTGGTAATTTCAAGGGCGGATCAGAGCTAACTGGTGTGAGTGCACCAGTCAAGCAATCGAGCCTGTCTTTGTAGATTTTTCCGACCTTGAAAATCTCAGCACCATAAGATACATTGTCCTTCTCAACATAGACTCCAAATGTGAAACTTTTTCCAATCAAATCAGTAATAGCCTCTGGTATTAAACTTGTGTCTTCAAgctgtaaaaatatatttcatagatTAGTTGTCAGTAGGATGTCTAAAATATGTAAGTTCAAAAATAGATTATAATTTACCTCTTCCCAACTTCCATTAAGCAACTTGAGTGGAGTCTTAGCAACGATCCCATTAGCAACCTTGTCTAGGATCATTATTTTTGAAACACCGGTATCATCTCTGACTATCAAGTGAAGCCAGAACCTTGCGAGTTGATAGACattgtcaaaattttattaactgTTAAACACCACTATAAGTTTGATAGAATGCGGTTCtcttaaagttttaaaaataccTTGGTGATACTTTGAAGACAGAGTCATCGCATGTCTCACACCACCAAATATGAGTGGTGATCTGAACTCCATTCACCTTCTTAATCTTAGTTCCGGTTTGATCACCCTTTTCTGGCATGCATCACAACCAAAGTAATACCAGGACCAGTCCATGTCAATTTCATAGACGTAGCAAGTGACCAAACATCTACCAACCTAAACTTGACAAAAAAATGGTTAAAAACAAATACACAATCTATACAatgtaatatatgtaatataaaagacttaaactGCTTACTTGAGTTGATCCAAGCAACTCATGGATTTTCTTAGTGGGGTATTGCAACCACTTATCACGGTGTCCAATCCTATCTGGATGACCAACTTGGTTGCTACCCTCCTCCTTACTTTCAATGAGCATTAGACTTTTCTCATCTCCAGTGTCCCTTAAAGTCACCGAAATTTTGAAGTTAGTATGCAACACAAATAACTACCATAAATAAACAATAGCTTATGCACTTACATATCTTTAAATGCTTCTGCATCTGGTATCGTAGGGTTGATGATCATTTGAGAAGCATCATAGGAGTTAGAGATTTGTAGTTCTCCTGTTGCCGATACCATTTAGTAGTGTAGGAAATAGACAgtcttgtttattatttatattcatattattttatttagaatgAAATAGATAGGAGTTCAAATATGTACCTCTAAACTTCCCAATTTTAGCAAACCTCAAAAGCAAAGTAACCATTCCATCGTCTTCATTGCGGGCAGAGTGGAGAATGTCGGTTAATTTGCCCCAAATGCAGCATGGTAGCCTCACATCACTAACGCGCAAGTGAAAAAGAAAGGTtagttataatatgttttaaaaaatttcctattatatttttttgaattatacagaggtatcctggccccacCGAAAtagtccagactagtcacgtgttgccacatgtcggtccaTTGTCAACTGAGCTAGAAGCCCCGGTTacctattatatttttagatgttACAAAACTTACTTCATGTCTCTAAGGATGAATTCTAGTTTTTTACGCTGGTTCCCCCCAGAACAAAGAATTGTTTCGACATCACCACAATCCAAAACTTGGCCCAGCACATCTGTTAAAAAGacattgaaaataaataaattgtaggAAGTAtacaattaaatttataaagtatCGCTGTAGTTCTTTACCAATTAGTAGATTTTCATCAAGTGTTCCAGTCAAAACTGTCTGGAAATCAACCAAATTAAGATACAACTCATCATTGATGAAATTGGACCGAGTCACGGCTGTTGCTTGATTGAACACAATCTTGTAGGTATGGTTGGTAGTGCGAAATGCTCCTCCAGCAGGTCTAACATGGAAGTTTCGGACATTGCGCCATGCTCCAACAGGAAGAAGCCTTTCTTTACTCTCAAAGTAAGTTTTTTTGCAGCTTCCATGGATTTTATCCCCCTTGTacatgttacaaaaaaattagaaatataacATCATTACACGcttgttgaaaatacaaaaaaaaaatcataaccaAATAACATCAGAACACATATGACCAAGTTAGGATTGCTTACATTTTCATCAGAGAAGACGAATTCCATGGTTTCCCCACCTTGATTAATGTTCTGTGTCCAGGAATGTAGGACCTTCACATGAACAACCTTGTTAGTGTGTCTTGGTTTCAACTCGCTGATAGGGGTGATTTCTTGAGTAGCAGGTTTCAAAGCCATTGTTTTTTCGATTGAGGGGAATGAGTTTGGTGAGGAAGAGACGTAGGTATTTATAATAGGAAGAGATAATAGGCCGTAAATTAGGTATTTCGAAAACTTGCAGGCTACTCAAAATATCAAAGAGATTTTAatagttaataaatattaataatagtaataaatgTATTTACTAATTTGTTAAGAAATTTATTTAGTGAATTTCGTAACATGCAATCAAGATTTTGACAATAAAAACTGGCCGAAAATTTAGGAGAATAATGGAAAGGaatggattttttaaaaattatagttacaATCGATTTGGTATAAGGAATATAGAGAATATTATGTGGATCAAATAATAAATGCTTTCCAATATTTTATGAGTTTAACGGAAAGCAAGGGAtgatttgaaaaatcataattataatatatttggtATCGAGATCTTAAAATGTAAATTAGATTATcaaatttttctatatttatttaggAACTacgaaattaaaaaattaagattatgtaatttatagttacaaatttaaataatagtacaaatttatataatagtatagaatcagtaaattaaaaattaagattatgtaa from Raphanus sativus cultivar WK10039 unplaced genomic scaffold, ASM80110v3 Scaffold1901, whole genome shotgun sequence encodes the following:
- the LOC108834729 gene encoding uncharacterized protein LOC108834729, translating into MALKPATQEITPISELKPRHTNKVVHVKVLHSWTQNINQGGETMEFVFSDENGDKIHGSCKKTYFESKERLLPVGAWRNVRNFHVRPAGGAFRTTNHTYKIVFNQATAVTRSNFINDELYLNLVDFQTVLTGTLDENLLIDVLGQVLDCGDVETILCSGGNQRKKLEFILRDMNDVRLPCCIWGKLTDILHSARNEDDGMVTLLLRFAKIGKFRGELQISNSYDASQMIINPTIPDAEAFKDMDTGDEKSLMLIESKEEGSNQVGHPDRIGHRDKWLQYPTKKIHELLGSTQVGRCLVTCYVYEIDMDWSWYYFGCDACQKRVIKPELRLRRFWLHLIVRDDTGVSKIMILDKVANGIVAKTPLKLLNGSWEELEDTSLIPEAITDLIGKSFTFGVYVEKDNVSYGAEIFKVGKIYKDRLDCLTGALTPGSVNLTDSQELNDYVSTPSSKRKEDESISHPDISSTTKRPCLMKVKQEKAEDAAKKRG